Proteins encoded in a region of the Botrytis cinerea B05.10 chromosome 11, complete sequence genome:
- the Bcchd1 gene encoding Bcchd1, protein MASPQDTIEVMNSTSPLHMSNGHDESFARSSPSNDDAPGESESELSDVGNPTVDEPSPASSNQQPMFGGQDSDATEDSSPEDQEQSDDADFDEEETPAAAAFNGQRSERSSTVESSRPAKRKPGVTDQDRYMLENPELYGLRRSARPAQTRTIVESDDDDEEEEDSDAVAAHRNKRRKPERSQQSSKRQTPALQSASASDTDETEDYGSLRARNTIKKNRRRQLESGNIALQYQEKRWNSRRAAQVTTGAYQESDPDLEDESELMTPNQWTEDVEDTSPYIDVVLKHKIKADRDAKDENLTKDDFEYYIKWQGKSHCHATWETTSSLAGVRGFRRLENYYRKIVIDDIYMTQGAEIPPEEKEKWMLDRERDADALEDYIKVERVIGSREGDEETEYFIKWKALYYESCTWETASFISEKAQDAIDHFLDRSSRSLVSDRKESNPDTRSPHVPIREQPDYIMNGQLRDFQITGLNFLAYNWCKNKNVILADEMGLGKTVQTVAFMNWLHNDRGQEGPHLVVVPLTTIPAWADTFDNWAPSLNYVVYNGKESSRQIIREYELLVDGNPKRPKFNVLLTSYEYILADSLFLSQIKWQFMAVDEAHRLKNRESQLYLKLLDFKAPSRLLITGTPVQNTLGELSALMDFLMPGELEIEDNMDLTDEAAGEKIAALTTKIQPYILRRTKQKVENDLPPKSEKIIRVELSDVQLDYYKNILTRNYAALNEGSKGPKQSLLNIMMELKKASNHPYMFPNAEEKILKGSERRDDQLKGLIASSGKMMLLDRLLAKLKKDNHRVLIFSQMVKMLDILGDYLQLRGYQFQRLDGTVAAGPRRQAIDHFNADGSNDFCFLLSTRAGGLGINLMTADTVVIFDSDWNPQADLQAMARAHRIGQKKPVSIYRFVSKETVEEEILERARNKLMLEFITIQRGVTDKEKKELREKAAKAGKIDDPKSSEDISRILKKRGQKMFEQSGNQKKLEELDIDSVLENAEEHQTEVPEGIVADGGEDFLKSFEYTDVKIDLEWDDIIPKDQLEGIKAEEEKRAHEEYLAKVVEENAPRKAAMKNTAEVEREQRLAKKRERDQVKQEELEEKREAQANRLDPKRPLNEKETRNLMKAYLRFGSMEDRGEELVKEARLVGRDEDLMKATLKALTEESSRRLKAETERVEALERATNKPLTKKDRKAVLFDYSGVKRVNAETIMERPGEMRMLRDVVGNCPDFKTFRVPDASKGAHYSCDWGAKEDGMLLVGIHRHGYGAWTQIRDDTDLGLGDKLFLEEHRVDKKEERSKADEKVAKAPGAVHLVRRADYLLSVLKAKYSDNQAAKRAVENHHRNNKKHERNGSRRSEARGSVSASPAPPIKKASRPSDHSSRDRERDRARSHNFSDSRDSRRESGGYGSSTPLKRKYSDGDDEKQLERRPKYRKSDNGEPAQNDMLRKLFKPIKESLRRLQNGTAKNIPNKKERATVLKEELYSTGLFIDSITAPKKDGSVDSKLRDSLWEYVMTYWPNPGQSTQAVASMYSKVRRDRLESKN, encoded by the exons ATGGCTT CCCCGCAGGATACAATCGAAGTCATGAACTCGACATCCCCGTTACATATGTCCAATGGACACGATGAATCATTTGCAAGATCCTCGCCATCAAATGATGACGCACCAGGCGAAAGCGAGTCAGAACTGTCCGATGTTGGCAACCCTACCGTCGATGAACCCTCACCGGCCTCCTCAAACCAACAACCAATGTTTGGGGGTCAAGATTCTGATGCAACTGAAGACTCGTCACCTGAAGATCAAGAACAATCCGATGATGCGGactttgatgaagaagaaacaccTGCGGCTGCAGCTTTCAATGGCCAACGATCAGAGCGTTCGAGCACTGTCGAGTCATCGCGTCCTGCTAAACGCAAGCCGGGCGTCACTGATCAAGATCGGTACATGCTAGAGAATCCTGAACTATATGGTTTACGGAGAAGT GCGCGTCCAGCACAAACTCGAACTATT GTTGAgtctgatgatgatgatgaagaagaggaagattccGACGCTGTTGCAGCTCACAGAAATAAGCGTAGGAAGCCAGAGCGCTCCCAACAAT CTTCCAAACGCCAAACACCAGCTCTGCAATCTGCATCTGCCTCTGATACTGACGAAACCGAGGATTACGGTAGCTTACGAGCACGGAATACTATCAAGAAGAATCGACGCCGCCAATTAGAGTCCGGCAACATCgctcttcaatatcaagagaaGCGGTGGAATAGCCGCCGTGCTGCGCAGGTCACGACCGGTGCTTACCAAGAAAGCGATCCCGATTTAGAAGACGAATCTGAATTGATGACCCCAAACCAGTGGAcggaagatgttgaagatacCTCGCCATATATCGATGTTGTCTTGAAGCACAAGATTAAAGCTGATAGAGATGCAAAAGATGAGAACCTTACGAAGGACGATTTTGAATACTATATCAAATGGCAGGGCAAATCTCACTGCCATGCTACATGGGAGACAACATCCTCATTGGCAGGAGTCCGCGGTTTCAGGCGTCTAGAAAACTATTATCGAAAAATTGTCATCGATGACATCTACATGACACAAGGTGCTGAGATACCAccggaagagaaagaaaagtggATGCTCGATAGAGAGCGCGATGCAGATGCCCTAGAAGACTACATAAAGGTCGAAAGAGTTATTGGCTCGCGAGAAGGTGATGAGGAAACCGAATACTTCATTAAATGGAAGGCTCTATACTATGAATCTTGTACATGGGAGACTGCCTCTTTCATCAGCGAGAAGGCTCAAGATGCTATCGATCACTTTTTGGATCGCAGCTCTAGATCCCTGGTCTCGGACAGAAAGGAGTCGAACCCAGACACCAGAAGCCCTCACGTCCCTATTCGTGAGCAACCAGATTATATCATGAACGGTCAATTGCGAGATTTCCAAATCACAGGTCTCAATTTCCTGGCGTACAATTGGTGCAAGAACAAGAATGTCATTCTTGCTGATGAAATGGGACTTGGCAAGACTGTCCAGACTGTTGCTTTTATGAATTGGCTCCATAATGATAGAGGCCAAGAAGGTCCACATCTTGTCGTCGTACCTTTGACAACCATTCCTGCTTGGGCTGACACCTTTGATAATTGGGCACCGAGTCTTAATTATGTTGTTTACAATGGTAAAGAGTCATCTCGTCAGATCATACGTGAGTATGAACTGTTGGTTGATGGAAACCCTAAGCGTCCAAAGTTCAATGTCCTACTCACATCTTATGAGTACATTTTGGCCGACTCTCTGTTCCTGTCACAAATCAAGTGGCAGTTCATGGCCGTCGATGAAGCACATCGTCTGAAGAACAGAGAATCTCAGTTATATCTAAAGTTGCTCGATTTCAAGGCTCCCAGCCGTTTGTTGATCACTGGTACTCCGGTCCAAAACACTTTGGGCGAGCTGTCGGCTCTCATGGACTTCCTCATGCCAGGCGAATTGGAAATCGAGGACAATATGGACTTAACTGATGAAGCTGCCGGTGAAAAAATTGCTGCCCTCACCACCAAGATTCAACCATACATCCTCCGCCGGACAAAGCAGAAAGTTGAGAACGACCTCCCTCCAAAAAGTGAAAAAATCATTCGTGTCGAGCTCTCAGATGTCCAGCTGGACTATTACAAGAATATTCTTACTCGCAATTATGCAGCTTTGAATGAAGGTTCCAAAGGTCCAAAGCAATCATTGTTGAACATAATGATGGAACTCAAAAAGGCCAGCAATCACCCCTACATGTTTCCTAATGCAGAggagaagatcttgaaggGTAGCGAAAGGCGAGACGATCAGTTGAAGGGTTTGATTGCCAGTAGTGGAAAGATGATGCTTCTTGACAGATTACTCGCCAAGCTCAAAAAGGATAATCATCGTGTTTTGATTTTCAGCCAAATGGTCAAGATGCTAGACATCCTCGGTGACTACCTTCAACTTCGTGGTTACCAATTCCAACGCCTTGACGGTACAGTTGCTGCTGGACCAAGACGTCAAGCCATCGATCACTTTAACGCTGATGGAAGTAATGACTTCtgctttctcctttccacgCGTGCTGGAGGGCTTGGTATCAATTTGATGACTGCTGACACGGTGGTCATTTTCGACTCGGATTGGAATCCCCAAGCTGATTTGCAGGCCATGGCTCGTGCGCATCGTATTGGTCAGAAGAAGCCTGTAAGTATTTACAGGTTTGTCTCGAAGGAAACCGTagaggaagaaattcttgaGCGTGCTCGCAACAAGCTTATGCTGGAGTTCATTACCATACAACGAGGTGTCACCGAcaaggagaaaaaggagCTACGAGAAAAGGCTGCAAAGGCTGGCAAGATTGATGATCCTAAGTCTTCCGAGGATATCTCTCGTATCCTCAAAAAGAGAGGCCAAAAGATGTTCGAACAATCTGGCAACCAGAAGAAGCTTGAAGAGTTGGACATTGATTCGGTCCTCGAGAACGCTGAAGAGCACCAGACTGAAGTACCAGAAGGCATTGTCGCCGATGGTGGTGAAGACTTCCTTAAAAGTTTCGAATATACTGACGTCAAAATCGACTTGGAATGGGACGATATCATTCCAAAAGATCAGTTGGAGGGAATCAAAGCCGAGGAAGAAAAGCGAGCCCATGAAGAATATCTTGCCAAGGTCGTTGAAGAGAACGCACCACGTAAAGCAGCCATGAAAAACACGGCTGAGGTTGAGCGAGAGCAACGACTTGCAAAGAAGCGCGAGCGCGACCAAGTTAAGCAAGAAGAGCtcgaagaaaagagagaagccCAAGCAAATCGTTTGGATCCAAAACGTCCTCTCAACGAAAAGGAAACGAGAAACTTAATGAAAGCCTACCTCCGTTTTGGTTCTATGGAAGATCGTGGCGAAGAACTTGTAAAAGAAGCCCGTCTTGTAGGCCGCGATGAGGACTTGATGAAAGCTACACTGAAAGCTCTCACCGAAGAAAGTAGCAGACGTCTAAAGGCAGAGACCGAACGGGTCGAAGCACTAGAGCGCGCAACCAATAAGCCATTGACTAAAAAGGATAGAAAAGCAGTGTTGTTTGATTACTCTGGGGTGAAAAGAGTCAACGCTGAGACTATCATGGAACGTCCAGGCGAGATGAGAATGCTAAGAGACGTTGTCGGAAACTGCCCCGATTTTAAAACCTTCCGCGTCCCCGACGCTTCCAAGGGTGCGCATTATTCATGTGACTGGGGTGCCAAAGAAGATGGCATGCTTCTTGTCGGTATTCACAGGCACGGCTATGGTGCTTGGACGCAGATCAGAGATGACACTGACTTGGGACTCGGAGACAAGTTGTTTCTTGAAGAACATCGAGTagacaagaaagaagaaagaagcaaggCTGATGAGAAGGTCGCCAAGGCTCCTGGGGCCGTTCATTTGGTCAGGCGAGCCGATTATCTTCTATCTGTTCTGAAAGCTAAGTATTCCGATAACCAAGCTGCCAAGCGTGCCGTGGAGAATCACCATCGAAATAATAAGAAACACGAGCGTAACGGATCCAGAAGAAGCGAGGCAAGAGGGTCGGTTTCTGCTTCTCCTGCTCCACCGATTAAGAAAGCATCTCGACCATCCGACCACAGTAGTCGTGATCGAGAAAGAGATAGGGCACGTAGTCACAACTTCAGTGACTCCCGTGATTCTCGTCGCGAGAGTGGAGGCTATGGTTCTTCAACGCCACTAAAAAGAAAGTACAGCGACGGCGACGATGAGAAACAACTGGAACGTCGCCCCAAATATCGTAAATCCGATAATGGTGAACCTGCACAGAATGATATGCTCCGTAAACTCTTCAAGCCAATCAAGGAGAGCCTTCGACGTCTTCAAAACGGCACTGCCAAGAACATtccaaacaaaaaagaacGGGCTACTGTCTTGAAAGAGGAGCTGTACAGTACTGGTCTGTTTATTGACTCTATCACTGCACCTAAAAAGGATGGGTCGGTCGACAGTAAACTGAGAGATAGCCTTTG GGAATATGTCATGACTTACTGGCCTAATCCGGGACAATCTACACAGGCAGTGGCATCCATGTATTCGAAGGTCAGGAGGGACAGGTTAGAGTCAAAGAATTAA
- the Bcchd1 gene encoding Bcchd1: MNSTSPLHMSNGHDESFARSSPSNDDAPGESESELSDVGNPTVDEPSPASSNQQPMFGGQDSDATEDSSPEDQEQSDDADFDEEETPAAAAFNGQRSERSSTVESSRPAKRKPGVTDQDRYMLENPELYGLRRSARPAQTRTIVESDDDDEEEEDSDAVAAHRNKRRKPERSQQSSKRQTPALQSASASDTDETEDYGSLRARNTIKKNRRRQLESGNIALQYQEKRWNSRRAAQVTTGAYQESDPDLEDESELMTPNQWTEDVEDTSPYIDVVLKHKIKADRDAKDENLTKDDFEYYIKWQGKSHCHATWETTSSLAGVRGFRRLENYYRKIVIDDIYMTQGAEIPPEEKEKWMLDRERDADALEDYIKVERVIGSREGDEETEYFIKWKALYYESCTWETASFISEKAQDAIDHFLDRSSRSLVSDRKESNPDTRSPHVPIREQPDYIMNGQLRDFQITGLNFLAYNWCKNKNVILADEMGLGKTVQTVAFMNWLHNDRGQEGPHLVVVPLTTIPAWADTFDNWAPSLNYVVYNGKESSRQIIREYELLVDGNPKRPKFNVLLTSYEYILADSLFLSQIKWQFMAVDEAHRLKNRESQLYLKLLDFKAPSRLLITGTPVQNTLGELSALMDFLMPGELEIEDNMDLTDEAAGEKIAALTTKIQPYILRRTKQKVENDLPPKSEKIIRVELSDVQLDYYKNILTRNYAALNEGSKGPKQSLLNIMMELKKASNHPYMFPNAEEKILKGSERRDDQLKGLIASSGKMMLLDRLLAKLKKDNHRVLIFSQMVKMLDILGDYLQLRGYQFQRLDGTVAAGPRRQAIDHFNADGSNDFCFLLSTRAGGLGINLMTADTVVIFDSDWNPQADLQAMARAHRIGQKKPVSIYRFVSKETVEEEILERARNKLMLEFITIQRGVTDKEKKELREKAAKAGKIDDPKSSEDISRILKKRGQKMFEQSGNQKKLEELDIDSVLENAEEHQTEVPEGIVADGGEDFLKSFEYTDVKIDLEWDDIIPKDQLEGIKAEEEKRAHEEYLAKVVEENAPRKAAMKNTAEVEREQRLAKKRERDQVKQEELEEKREAQANRLDPKRPLNEKETRNLMKAYLRFGSMEDRGEELVKEARLVGRDEDLMKATLKALTEESSRRLKAETERVEALERATNKPLTKKDRKAVLFDYSGVKRVNAETIMERPGEMRMLRDVVGNCPDFKTFRVPDASKGAHYSCDWGAKEDGMLLVGIHRHGYGAWTQIRDDTDLGLGDKLFLEEHRVDKKEERSKADEKVAKAPGAVHLVRRADYLLSVLKAKYSDNQAAKRAVENHHRNNKKHERNGSRRSEARGSVSASPAPPIKKASRPSDHSSRDRERDRARSHNFSDSRDSRRESGGYGSSTPLKRKYSDGDDEKQLERRPKYRKSDNGEPAQNDMLRKLFKPIKESLRRLQNGTAKNIPNKKERATVLKEELYSTGLFIDSITAPKKDGSVDSKLRDSLWEYVMTYWPNPGQSTQAVASMYSKVRRDRLESKN, encoded by the exons ATGAACTCGACATCCCCGTTACATATGTCCAATGGACACGATGAATCATTTGCAAGATCCTCGCCATCAAATGATGACGCACCAGGCGAAAGCGAGTCAGAACTGTCCGATGTTGGCAACCCTACCGTCGATGAACCCTCACCGGCCTCCTCAAACCAACAACCAATGTTTGGGGGTCAAGATTCTGATGCAACTGAAGACTCGTCACCTGAAGATCAAGAACAATCCGATGATGCGGactttgatgaagaagaaacaccTGCGGCTGCAGCTTTCAATGGCCAACGATCAGAGCGTTCGAGCACTGTCGAGTCATCGCGTCCTGCTAAACGCAAGCCGGGCGTCACTGATCAAGATCGGTACATGCTAGAGAATCCTGAACTATATGGTTTACGGAGAAGT GCGCGTCCAGCACAAACTCGAACTATT GTTGAgtctgatgatgatgatgaagaagaggaagattccGACGCTGTTGCAGCTCACAGAAATAAGCGTAGGAAGCCAGAGCGCTCCCAACAAT CTTCCAAACGCCAAACACCAGCTCTGCAATCTGCATCTGCCTCTGATACTGACGAAACCGAGGATTACGGTAGCTTACGAGCACGGAATACTATCAAGAAGAATCGACGCCGCCAATTAGAGTCCGGCAACATCgctcttcaatatcaagagaaGCGGTGGAATAGCCGCCGTGCTGCGCAGGTCACGACCGGTGCTTACCAAGAAAGCGATCCCGATTTAGAAGACGAATCTGAATTGATGACCCCAAACCAGTGGAcggaagatgttgaagatacCTCGCCATATATCGATGTTGTCTTGAAGCACAAGATTAAAGCTGATAGAGATGCAAAAGATGAGAACCTTACGAAGGACGATTTTGAATACTATATCAAATGGCAGGGCAAATCTCACTGCCATGCTACATGGGAGACAACATCCTCATTGGCAGGAGTCCGCGGTTTCAGGCGTCTAGAAAACTATTATCGAAAAATTGTCATCGATGACATCTACATGACACAAGGTGCTGAGATACCAccggaagagaaagaaaagtggATGCTCGATAGAGAGCGCGATGCAGATGCCCTAGAAGACTACATAAAGGTCGAAAGAGTTATTGGCTCGCGAGAAGGTGATGAGGAAACCGAATACTTCATTAAATGGAAGGCTCTATACTATGAATCTTGTACATGGGAGACTGCCTCTTTCATCAGCGAGAAGGCTCAAGATGCTATCGATCACTTTTTGGATCGCAGCTCTAGATCCCTGGTCTCGGACAGAAAGGAGTCGAACCCAGACACCAGAAGCCCTCACGTCCCTATTCGTGAGCAACCAGATTATATCATGAACGGTCAATTGCGAGATTTCCAAATCACAGGTCTCAATTTCCTGGCGTACAATTGGTGCAAGAACAAGAATGTCATTCTTGCTGATGAAATGGGACTTGGCAAGACTGTCCAGACTGTTGCTTTTATGAATTGGCTCCATAATGATAGAGGCCAAGAAGGTCCACATCTTGTCGTCGTACCTTTGACAACCATTCCTGCTTGGGCTGACACCTTTGATAATTGGGCACCGAGTCTTAATTATGTTGTTTACAATGGTAAAGAGTCATCTCGTCAGATCATACGTGAGTATGAACTGTTGGTTGATGGAAACCCTAAGCGTCCAAAGTTCAATGTCCTACTCACATCTTATGAGTACATTTTGGCCGACTCTCTGTTCCTGTCACAAATCAAGTGGCAGTTCATGGCCGTCGATGAAGCACATCGTCTGAAGAACAGAGAATCTCAGTTATATCTAAAGTTGCTCGATTTCAAGGCTCCCAGCCGTTTGTTGATCACTGGTACTCCGGTCCAAAACACTTTGGGCGAGCTGTCGGCTCTCATGGACTTCCTCATGCCAGGCGAATTGGAAATCGAGGACAATATGGACTTAACTGATGAAGCTGCCGGTGAAAAAATTGCTGCCCTCACCACCAAGATTCAACCATACATCCTCCGCCGGACAAAGCAGAAAGTTGAGAACGACCTCCCTCCAAAAAGTGAAAAAATCATTCGTGTCGAGCTCTCAGATGTCCAGCTGGACTATTACAAGAATATTCTTACTCGCAATTATGCAGCTTTGAATGAAGGTTCCAAAGGTCCAAAGCAATCATTGTTGAACATAATGATGGAACTCAAAAAGGCCAGCAATCACCCCTACATGTTTCCTAATGCAGAggagaagatcttgaaggGTAGCGAAAGGCGAGACGATCAGTTGAAGGGTTTGATTGCCAGTAGTGGAAAGATGATGCTTCTTGACAGATTACTCGCCAAGCTCAAAAAGGATAATCATCGTGTTTTGATTTTCAGCCAAATGGTCAAGATGCTAGACATCCTCGGTGACTACCTTCAACTTCGTGGTTACCAATTCCAACGCCTTGACGGTACAGTTGCTGCTGGACCAAGACGTCAAGCCATCGATCACTTTAACGCTGATGGAAGTAATGACTTCtgctttctcctttccacgCGTGCTGGAGGGCTTGGTATCAATTTGATGACTGCTGACACGGTGGTCATTTTCGACTCGGATTGGAATCCCCAAGCTGATTTGCAGGCCATGGCTCGTGCGCATCGTATTGGTCAGAAGAAGCCTGTAAGTATTTACAGGTTTGTCTCGAAGGAAACCGTagaggaagaaattcttgaGCGTGCTCGCAACAAGCTTATGCTGGAGTTCATTACCATACAACGAGGTGTCACCGAcaaggagaaaaaggagCTACGAGAAAAGGCTGCAAAGGCTGGCAAGATTGATGATCCTAAGTCTTCCGAGGATATCTCTCGTATCCTCAAAAAGAGAGGCCAAAAGATGTTCGAACAATCTGGCAACCAGAAGAAGCTTGAAGAGTTGGACATTGATTCGGTCCTCGAGAACGCTGAAGAGCACCAGACTGAAGTACCAGAAGGCATTGTCGCCGATGGTGGTGAAGACTTCCTTAAAAGTTTCGAATATACTGACGTCAAAATCGACTTGGAATGGGACGATATCATTCCAAAAGATCAGTTGGAGGGAATCAAAGCCGAGGAAGAAAAGCGAGCCCATGAAGAATATCTTGCCAAGGTCGTTGAAGAGAACGCACCACGTAAAGCAGCCATGAAAAACACGGCTGAGGTTGAGCGAGAGCAACGACTTGCAAAGAAGCGCGAGCGCGACCAAGTTAAGCAAGAAGAGCtcgaagaaaagagagaagccCAAGCAAATCGTTTGGATCCAAAACGTCCTCTCAACGAAAAGGAAACGAGAAACTTAATGAAAGCCTACCTCCGTTTTGGTTCTATGGAAGATCGTGGCGAAGAACTTGTAAAAGAAGCCCGTCTTGTAGGCCGCGATGAGGACTTGATGAAAGCTACACTGAAAGCTCTCACCGAAGAAAGTAGCAGACGTCTAAAGGCAGAGACCGAACGGGTCGAAGCACTAGAGCGCGCAACCAATAAGCCATTGACTAAAAAGGATAGAAAAGCAGTGTTGTTTGATTACTCTGGGGTGAAAAGAGTCAACGCTGAGACTATCATGGAACGTCCAGGCGAGATGAGAATGCTAAGAGACGTTGTCGGAAACTGCCCCGATTTTAAAACCTTCCGCGTCCCCGACGCTTCCAAGGGTGCGCATTATTCATGTGACTGGGGTGCCAAAGAAGATGGCATGCTTCTTGTCGGTATTCACAGGCACGGCTATGGTGCTTGGACGCAGATCAGAGATGACACTGACTTGGGACTCGGAGACAAGTTGTTTCTTGAAGAACATCGAGTagacaagaaagaagaaagaagcaaggCTGATGAGAAGGTCGCCAAGGCTCCTGGGGCCGTTCATTTGGTCAGGCGAGCCGATTATCTTCTATCTGTTCTGAAAGCTAAGTATTCCGATAACCAAGCTGCCAAGCGTGCCGTGGAGAATCACCATCGAAATAATAAGAAACACGAGCGTAACGGATCCAGAAGAAGCGAGGCAAGAGGGTCGGTTTCTGCTTCTCCTGCTCCACCGATTAAGAAAGCATCTCGACCATCCGACCACAGTAGTCGTGATCGAGAAAGAGATAGGGCACGTAGTCACAACTTCAGTGACTCCCGTGATTCTCGTCGCGAGAGTGGAGGCTATGGTTCTTCAACGCCACTAAAAAGAAAGTACAGCGACGGCGACGATGAGAAACAACTGGAACGTCGCCCCAAATATCGTAAATCCGATAATGGTGAACCTGCACAGAATGATATGCTCCGTAAACTCTTCAAGCCAATCAAGGAGAGCCTTCGACGTCTTCAAAACGGCACTGCCAAGAACATtccaaacaaaaaagaacGGGCTACTGTCTTGAAAGAGGAGCTGTACAGTACTGGTCTGTTTATTGACTCTATCACTGCACCTAAAAAGGATGGGTCGGTCGACAGTAAACTGAGAGATAGCCTTTG GGAATATGTCATGACTTACTGGCCTAATCCGGGACAATCTACACAGGCAGTGGCATCCATGTATTCGAAGGTCAGGAGGGACAGGTTAGAGTCAAAGAATTAA